A stretch of the Psychroserpens sp. Hel_I_66 genome encodes the following:
- the ybeY gene encoding rRNA maturation RNase YbeY yields the protein MISFNYETDFKLEDETRLSKWISKTISSENCNEGEINFIFCDDDYLHKLNVEFLEHDTLTDIISFDYSVGKELHGDVYISVERVADNAKDYDVEISEELHRVMIHGILHYCGYKDKSDEDSKLMRAKENHYLSAMD from the coding sequence ATGATTAGTTTTAATTACGAGACCGATTTCAAATTGGAAGATGAAACAAGGCTTTCAAAATGGATATCAAAAACCATTTCTTCGGAAAATTGTAATGAAGGAGAAATTAATTTTATTTTTTGTGATGACGATTATCTGCACAAATTAAATGTGGAATTTCTAGAACACGATACCTTAACTGATATTATTAGTTTTGATTATTCAGTCGGAAAAGAGCTACATGGCGATGTTTATATTTCTGTTGAAAGAGTAGCAGATAACGCAAAAGATTATGATGTAGAAATTTCCGAAGAATTACATCGTGTAATGATTCATGGCATTTTACATTATTGCGGTTACAAAGACAAAAGTGACGAAGACTCAAAACTTATGAGGGCAAAAGAAAATCACTACCTAAGCGCAATGGATTGA
- a CDS encoding class I SAM-dependent methyltransferase → MVNSTDKKLYLNVKDHSVSGEEFQLRYNEEFDFLETYPQPSEDVLGNYYESEDYISHTDSKRNNFERAYHFIKSIALKRKLKLLNSFSSEEKNLLDIGCGTGDFLKIAKDNNWNISGIEPNENARSIANAKTNHSVFSIDQLSKFEPQSFDVITLWHVLEHLPNLKSQIELFESLLKPKGRLVIAVPNYKSYDAKHYKEFWAAFDVPRHLWHFSRISISKLVATKHMNVEKTLPMSFDAYYVSLLSEKYKYKSMNPISAFWIGWKSNFKARQTGEYSSLIYCIKKVNS, encoded by the coding sequence GTGGTAAATTCTACTGACAAAAAATTGTATTTAAACGTAAAAGATCATTCAGTTTCTGGAGAAGAATTCCAGTTAAGGTATAATGAAGAATTTGATTTTTTAGAAACGTATCCGCAACCTTCCGAAGATGTTTTAGGAAATTATTATGAGAGTGAGGATTACATTTCACATACAGATTCCAAAAGAAACAATTTTGAAAGAGCATATCATTTTATAAAATCAATTGCGCTTAAAAGAAAATTAAAATTGCTTAATTCATTTTCTTCTGAAGAAAAAAACCTTCTAGATATAGGATGTGGTACAGGAGACTTTTTAAAAATAGCTAAAGATAATAATTGGAACATTTCAGGAATTGAGCCAAATGAAAATGCCAGATCAATAGCAAATGCTAAAACGAATCATTCGGTTTTTAGTATAGATCAATTATCAAAATTTGAACCGCAAAGTTTTGATGTTATAACGCTTTGGCATGTACTTGAGCATTTACCAAATTTGAAATCCCAAATAGAACTTTTCGAATCACTTTTAAAACCAAAAGGGAGATTGGTAATTGCAGTACCAAATTACAAAAGTTATGACGCGAAACATTATAAGGAATTTTGGGCTGCTTTTGATGTGCCACGACATTTATGGCATTTTTCACGAATTTCAATAAGTAAATTAGTTGCAACAAAACACATGAATGTTGAAAAAACATTACCAATGAGTTTTGACGCTTATTATGTGTCACTGCTTTCAGAAAAATATAAATATAAATCTATGAATCCTATATCTGCTTTTTGGATAGGATGGAAGTCAAATTTCAAAGCTAGACAAACTGGAGAGTATTCTTCATTGATTTATTGTATTAAAAAGGTCAATTCGTAG
- the mnmG gene encoding tRNA uridine-5-carboxymethylaminomethyl(34) synthesis enzyme MnmG produces the protein MFNEVYDVIVVGAGHAGSEAAASAANMGSKTLLITMNLQNIAQMSCNPAMGGIAKGQIVREIDALGGYSGIVSDTSAIQFKMLNKSKGPAMWSPRVQSDRMRFAEDWRLLLEQTKNLDFYQEMVSGLLVENHKVVGVKTSLGLEIKAKTVVLTNGTFLNGLIHIGDKNFGGGRAGERAATGITGQLVELGFESGRMKTGTPPRVDGRSLDYSKMVEQPGDAQPEKFSYLESIKPLKEQRSCHMTYTSPEVHNLLREGFDRSPMFNGRIQSTGPRYCPSIEDKINRFADKDRHQLFVEPEGWNTVEVYVNGFSTSLPEDVQFKALRSVVGFENVKFFRPGYAIEYDYFPPTQLKHTLETKLVEGLFFAGQINGTTGYEEAASQGLMAGINAALKVQEKEPFILKRNEAYIGVLVDDLITKGTEEPYRMFTSRAEYRTLLRQDNADFRLTPKGYDLGLASETRLRRMEEKQSQSENFVDFFRDTSVKPEDANPVLESKNSALVKQSDKMYKLYSRPNITSEDMRQFEEVESYIQEHDLDREVIEQTEIQIKYSGYIEKEKNNADKLNRLEDVKIPPNFDYTKLKSMSTEAVQKLTKIQPVTISQASRISGVSPADVSVLLVYMRR, from the coding sequence ATGTTTAACGAAGTATATGATGTCATAGTTGTAGGAGCAGGTCACGCAGGAAGTGAAGCTGCTGCATCTGCTGCAAACATGGGAAGCAAAACGCTGCTCATCACCATGAATTTACAAAACATTGCACAAATGTCTTGTAATCCTGCAATGGGTGGAATTGCAAAAGGACAAATTGTAAGAGAGATTGATGCCCTTGGTGGCTATAGTGGTATCGTAAGTGATACATCTGCCATCCAGTTTAAAATGTTGAATAAATCTAAAGGACCTGCGATGTGGAGTCCGAGGGTTCAAAGTGATAGAATGCGTTTTGCAGAGGATTGGAGACTATTGCTTGAACAGACTAAAAATTTGGATTTTTATCAGGAGATGGTTTCTGGTTTACTAGTTGAAAATCATAAAGTAGTTGGTGTTAAAACGTCATTAGGTTTAGAGATAAAAGCAAAAACTGTAGTGCTTACCAATGGAACATTTCTTAATGGATTAATTCATATTGGTGATAAAAATTTTGGAGGAGGTAGAGCAGGAGAAAGAGCTGCAACAGGAATCACAGGACAGCTTGTTGAATTAGGTTTTGAATCTGGTAGAATGAAAACAGGAACACCGCCACGAGTGGATGGCAGATCATTGGATTATTCTAAAATGGTCGAACAGCCTGGAGACGCTCAGCCAGAAAAGTTCTCGTATTTAGAAAGCATCAAACCTTTAAAAGAACAGCGTTCTTGCCACATGACTTATACAAGTCCAGAAGTTCACAATTTGCTTCGAGAAGGTTTTGATCGTTCTCCAATGTTTAACGGTAGAATCCAAAGTACAGGACCAAGATATTGCCCATCAATAGAAGATAAAATAAATCGTTTTGCAGATAAGGATAGGCACCAGTTATTTGTTGAACCAGAAGGCTGGAATACCGTTGAAGTTTACGTTAACGGTTTCTCTACTTCATTGCCAGAGGATGTTCAATTTAAAGCGTTGCGATCTGTAGTTGGTTTTGAAAACGTAAAGTTTTTTAGACCAGGTTATGCTATCGAATATGATTACTTTCCGCCAACACAATTAAAACACACTTTAGAAACTAAATTGGTTGAAGGTTTGTTTTTTGCTGGTCAAATTAACGGTACAACCGGTTACGAGGAAGCAGCATCTCAAGGGTTAATGGCAGGTATAAATGCTGCGCTTAAGGTTCAGGAAAAAGAACCATTTATATTGAAACGTAACGAGGCATATATTGGAGTCTTGGTAGATGACTTAATCACAAAAGGAACTGAAGAACCTTACCGTATGTTTACATCACGTGCAGAGTACAGAACCCTTTTAAGACAGGATAATGCCGATTTTAGATTAACGCCTAAAGGATATGATTTAGGTTTAGCTAGTGAAACCAGATTGCGACGTATGGAGGAAAAGCAATCACAATCTGAAAACTTTGTAGACTTCTTTAGAGATACAAGTGTGAAGCCTGAAGATGCTAATCCTGTTTTAGAATCTAAAAATTCTGCTTTGGTGAAACAGTCAGATAAGATGTATAAATTGTATTCTAGACCAAATATTACTTCGGAAGATATGCGCCAATTTGAGGAAGTTGAAAGTTATATACAGGAACATGATCTCGACAGAGAAGTGATTGAGCAGACTGAAATTCAAATCAAATATTCGGGATACATAGAAAAAGAAAAAAACAATGCCGATAAGCTTAATAGGTTAGAAGATGTAAAAATCCCACCAAATTTTGATTATACAAAATTAAAATCTATGAGTACGGAAGCGGTTCAAAAATTAACTAAAATTCAACCTGTAACCATTTCACAAGCCTCAAGAATTAGTGGAGTATCTCCAGCAGATGTTTCTGTTCTTTTGGTTTACATGAGAAGGTAA
- a CDS encoding OmpH family outer membrane protein translates to MKKILGALSIVLVLASCQEQKKMAFVNRSEVINEYQEKIDVEAKFKEREENFNKKSDSIGKDFQMAYQQFQMEASKMTEKQQQEQGQAFNQRGQMLQQQLQMEQQTLQQSFTTEMDSVMSHMKTFVQDYGKKNGYSFIFGTSDVTTTILYGEEVSDISDEVLKGLNDAYKKEEE, encoded by the coding sequence ATGAAAAAAATATTAGGAGCACTTTCAATAGTATTGGTTTTAGCATCTTGTCAAGAACAGAAAAAAATGGCATTCGTTAATAGATCTGAAGTCATTAATGAATATCAAGAAAAAATTGATGTTGAGGCAAAATTCAAGGAAAGAGAAGAAAATTTCAATAAAAAATCGGATAGTATCGGTAAAGATTTTCAAATGGCTTACCAACAGTTTCAAATGGAAGCTTCAAAAATGACTGAAAAACAACAACAGGAACAAGGTCAGGCATTCAACCAAAGAGGGCAAATGTTGCAGCAACAACTACAAATGGAGCAGCAAACATTGCAACAATCTTTTACGACAGAAATGGATTCTGTAATGTCACACATGAAAACTTTTGTTCAGGATTACGGTAAGAAAAACGGGTATAGTTTTATTTTTGGAACAAGCGACGTAACTACTACCATATTGTATGGTGAAGAGGTTAGTGATATTTCTGATGAGGTTTTAAAAGGTCTTAACGATGCTTATAAAAAAGAGGAAGAATAA
- a CDS encoding DUF4175 family protein, whose amino-acid sequence MAGHFKQIQGKLEQFIKRYYTNELLKGAILFFAIGLLYLIVTLLIEYFLWLSPIARTILFWVFIAVEIGLFVKFIAFPLAKLFKLQKGIDYEEASKIIGNHFPEVNDKLLNVLQLNQNTAQSELLKASIEQKSDELSPIPFKLAINFKKNAKYLKYAAIPIAILLLSFATGKINWFSDSYERVVNYNTAYEPPAPFQFFVVNEDLSAIENKDFKVTVNTAGEIIPNNAQIHFNGQSFFMQQTAPGQFEYVFAQPKEAISFSLSANDVVSKNYTVDIIKVPTLVNFEMVLDYPAYTKKQDEVLKSTGNSTIPEGTNVTWRVNTKSTDEVVFYSKDTVVFEPIDKGRFEASKRIYNNTDYNITTSNKQLRDYENLAFSINVIKDNYPEMNIKMEKDSLDNQTLYFLGQVSDDYGLSKLQMVYYPSKNPEDKSYEVMNVSKSNFDEFVSAFPNQLNLEDGVDYELYFQVFDNDAIHNYKSSKSSVFSYRKLTKDEEEQKQLNEQNETIKDISKTFEKLKDQDKELKELSKTQKEKEELNFNDKKKFENFLKRQKEQEQLMKNFNKKLKENIEEFQNEDKEKDQFKEDLQKRLEENEEQLKKDEKLLEELEKMKDKINKEEFTQKLEELAKQNKNKEKSLKQLLELTKRFYVAKKAEKLMKDLENLAEEQEKLSEETKEKNTKEEQEKLNEKFEDFQKQMEELEKENKELKKPMDLPQDKPTEDSIKQDQKEATEALEEQKEQDQQEGSEPQEPQEKPEGEPQDSPQGPQQKAKKKQKQAAKKMKEMTQQMAQAMSMGGGEQMQEDIDVLRQILDNLVLFSFDQENLMNDFKSIEVNHNEYGKFLRKQNNLREHFEHIDDSLFALSLRQPAISETVNTQITDVFFYIDKTLNQLSENQLYQGVSSQQYTVTATNELASFLSDVLDNMNQEMNPSMGQGQGQGEQLPDIIMSQEELNKKMEEGMKKGEGKKPKDGEEGESGKGKEGEKEGEDGKPKGGKEGKNGKEGEKKGEGEGKGGEGQGEGESEMQNGELYEIYQKQQQLRQALEKRLEKDGLKGGPGGQLLKDMEEIELDLINKGFTNQTLQKMMELQHQLLKLENATFMQGQDDKRKSETNNKTYDNTVPNQIPKAKEYFNTTEILNRQALPLQQVYKKKVQEYFKKAND is encoded by the coding sequence ATGGCAGGACATTTTAAGCAAATTCAGGGCAAATTAGAGCAATTTATCAAACGGTATTATACCAATGAATTGCTTAAAGGAGCGATTTTATTTTTCGCAATAGGTCTGCTGTATCTTATTGTAACGTTACTTATTGAATATTTTTTATGGTTAAGCCCAATAGCTAGAACCATTTTGTTTTGGGTTTTTATCGCGGTGGAAATTGGACTTTTTGTCAAGTTTATAGCGTTTCCTTTGGCAAAACTATTCAAGCTTCAAAAAGGAATCGATTACGAAGAGGCTTCAAAAATTATTGGTAATCATTTTCCTGAAGTTAACGACAAACTGTTGAATGTTTTACAGTTAAATCAAAATACTGCACAATCGGAACTTCTGAAAGCTAGTATTGAGCAGAAATCTGATGAATTGAGCCCAATTCCTTTTAAATTGGCCATTAATTTTAAGAAAAACGCAAAGTATCTAAAATATGCAGCAATACCAATAGCGATTTTATTACTGTCTTTTGCAACCGGAAAAATCAATTGGTTTAGTGATAGTTATGAACGTGTTGTTAATTACAATACTGCTTATGAGCCACCAGCACCATTTCAGTTTTTTGTGGTCAATGAAGATCTAAGCGCTATTGAAAATAAAGATTTTAAAGTTACGGTGAATACTGCAGGAGAGATTATCCCTAATAATGCTCAAATCCATTTCAACGGACAGTCATTTTTTATGCAGCAAACTGCTCCAGGACAGTTTGAATATGTGTTTGCGCAACCAAAAGAAGCAATATCATTTAGTTTATCGGCAAATGATGTAGTATCTAAAAATTATACGGTAGACATTATAAAAGTGCCAACGCTCGTCAATTTTGAAATGGTTTTAGATTATCCCGCTTACACCAAAAAGCAAGACGAGGTTTTAAAAAGCACTGGAAACTCTACCATCCCAGAAGGCACAAATGTGACATGGAGAGTAAATACAAAATCTACAGACGAGGTGGTGTTTTATTCTAAGGATACGGTTGTGTTTGAGCCAATCGATAAAGGAAGATTTGAAGCTTCAAAGCGTATTTATAACAATACCGATTATAACATTACTACAAGTAATAAGCAATTAAGAGATTATGAAAATTTAGCATTTTCCATCAATGTGATAAAGGATAATTATCCTGAAATGAATATTAAAATGGAAAAAGATTCGCTAGATAATCAAACATTATATTTCTTAGGTCAAGTAAGTGACGATTATGGTTTGAGTAAACTTCAAATGGTATATTACCCAAGTAAAAATCCAGAGGATAAGTCATACGAAGTGATGAACGTTTCAAAATCCAATTTTGATGAGTTTGTGAGCGCATTTCCAAACCAGTTAAATCTGGAAGATGGAGTGGATTATGAACTATACTTTCAGGTATTTGATAATGATGCCATCCATAATTATAAAAGTTCAAAAAGTTCGGTGTTTAGCTATAGAAAACTCACTAAAGATGAGGAAGAGCAAAAGCAATTAAACGAGCAAAACGAAACGATTAAGGATATTAGCAAAACGTTTGAAAAACTAAAGGATCAAGACAAAGAATTAAAAGAGTTGTCTAAAACCCAAAAAGAGAAAGAGGAGCTTAATTTTAACGACAAAAAGAAATTTGAAAACTTTTTAAAACGTCAGAAAGAGCAGGAGCAACTGATGAAAAATTTTAATAAAAAATTAAAAGAGAACATTGAAGAGTTTCAAAATGAGGATAAAGAAAAAGATCAGTTTAAAGAAGATCTTCAAAAGCGGTTAGAAGAAAATGAAGAACAACTCAAAAAGGATGAGAAATTATTGGAAGAGTTGGAGAAGATGAAAGATAAAATCAATAAAGAAGAATTTACCCAAAAACTTGAAGAGTTAGCAAAACAGAATAAAAACAAAGAGAAAAGCTTAAAGCAGCTTTTAGAATTAACAAAACGTTTTTACGTTGCTAAAAAAGCTGAAAAGCTAATGAAGGATTTAGAGAATCTTGCAGAAGAGCAGGAGAAACTTTCCGAAGAAACGAAAGAAAAGAATACTAAAGAAGAGCAGGAAAAGCTAAATGAGAAGTTTGAGGATTTCCAAAAACAAATGGAAGAACTCGAAAAAGAGAATAAAGAGCTCAAAAAACCAATGGATCTACCTCAGGACAAACCTACCGAAGATTCCATAAAACAAGATCAAAAAGAGGCTACAGAAGCTTTAGAGGAACAGAAAGAGCAAGATCAACAAGAGGGAAGCGAACCTCAAGAGCCACAAGAAAAGCCAGAAGGTGAACCGCAGGATAGTCCTCAAGGTCCTCAGCAAAAAGCTAAGAAAAAGCAAAAGCAGGCTGCCAAGAAAATGAAAGAAATGACGCAGCAAATGGCCCAGGCGATGTCAATGGGTGGTGGTGAACAAATGCAGGAAGATATTGACGTGCTGCGTCAAATCTTGGACAATCTTGTGCTATTTTCTTTTGATCAAGAAAACTTAATGAACGATTTTAAGTCTATCGAAGTCAATCACAATGAATACGGTAAATTTCTTCGGAAACAAAACAACTTAAGAGAACATTTTGAGCATATTGATGATAGTTTGTTTGCATTATCATTGCGTCAACCAGCTATTTCAGAAACGGTGAATACTCAAATTACAGATGTATTCTTTTATATTGACAAAACACTTAATCAACTATCTGAAAATCAGTTATATCAAGGTGTTTCATCACAACAGTACACCGTTACAGCGACCAATGAATTGGCTAGTTTTTTAAGTGATGTTCTTGATAATATGAATCAGGAAATGAACCCGTCAATGGGTCAAGGTCAAGGACAAGGTGAACAACTCCCAGATATTATTATGAGTCAAGAAGAACTCAATAAAAAGATGGAAGAAGGCATGAAAAAAGGGGAAGGAAAAAAGCCGAAGGATGGAGAAGAAGGAGAAAGTGGCAAAGGTAAAGAAGGAGAGAAAGAGGGAGAAGATGGAAAGCCAAAAGGAGGCAAAGAAGGAAAGAATGGAAAAGAAGGTGAGAAAAAAGGCGAGGGAGAAGGAAAAGGAGGAGAAGGACAGGGAGAAGGAGAAAGTGAAATGCAAAACGGTGAGCTATATGAGATTTATCAAAAACAGCAGCAATTACGTCAGGCTTTAGAAAAGCGATTGGAAAAAGATGGTTTAAAAGGTGGTCCTGGCGGTCAATTATTAAAAGACATGGAAGAGATTGAATTAGATCTCATCAATAAAGGCTTTACAAATCAAACATTGCAAAAAATGATGGAATTACAACACCAATTGCTCAAGTTGGAAAACGCCACATTTATGCAGGGACAGGATGACAAGCGTAAATCTGAAACGAATAATAAAACGTACGATAACACGGTTCCCAATCAAATCCCAAAGGCCAAAGAATATTTTAATACTACCGAAATTTTAAACCGACAAGCATTACCTTTGCAGCAGGTTTACAAAAAGAAAGTTCAAGAGTATTTTAAAAAAGCAAATGATTAG
- a CDS encoding ATP-binding protein, which translates to MLFSDILGQEHIKNHLTKSADSGRIPHAQLFVGPEGSGTLPMAIAYAQYLLCKNTNGENNNGNESCNLKFKNISHPDLHFAFPVAANDKVKSHPVSNHFMEEWRQLIEKQPYGNLFDWYRILGIDNKQAQIGVDEALDIVKALALKSYEGGYKVMLIWMAEKMNTSASNKLLKLIEEPPNKTIFILIAEDEEQIINTIRSRCQVLHFPPLAEDVIKQALTKNYQIPEPDAIKIAHQANGNYNKACDIVYSDSEDTQFEDWFVFWIRSAFKAKGNKAAIHDLISWSETIAKTGRETQKQFLNFCLDFFRQALLLNYKANSLVFMEPKSGFKLEKFAPFVHGNNIMDISEELQNAIYHIERNGNSKIILTDLSIKLTRLLHKKAD; encoded by the coding sequence ATGCTATTTTCAGACATTTTAGGACAAGAACATATTAAAAACCACTTAACCAAAAGTGCCGATTCTGGTCGCATACCTCACGCACAATTGTTTGTGGGTCCTGAAGGTTCTGGCACATTACCAATGGCAATTGCCTATGCTCAATATCTATTGTGTAAAAACACTAATGGCGAGAACAATAATGGTAATGAAAGTTGTAATTTAAAGTTTAAAAACATTTCTCATCCCGACCTTCATTTTGCATTTCCTGTTGCTGCAAATGATAAAGTTAAAAGTCATCCCGTCTCTAATCATTTTATGGAAGAATGGCGACAACTCATTGAAAAACAACCATATGGAAACTTATTTGATTGGTATAGAATTTTGGGAATTGATAATAAACAAGCCCAAATTGGTGTTGACGAAGCACTAGACATCGTAAAAGCTTTGGCGTTAAAGTCTTACGAAGGTGGTTACAAAGTTATGCTGATTTGGATGGCAGAAAAAATGAACACATCTGCCTCAAATAAACTTTTAAAACTCATTGAAGAGCCACCAAACAAAACCATATTTATTCTTATTGCTGAAGACGAAGAGCAGATAATAAATACCATTCGCTCACGCTGTCAGGTTTTACATTTTCCACCTTTGGCTGAAGATGTTATAAAACAAGCGCTAACTAAAAATTATCAAATTCCCGAACCTGATGCTATTAAAATAGCACACCAAGCTAACGGAAATTATAATAAGGCTTGTGATATTGTTTACAGTGACAGTGAAGACACCCAATTTGAAGATTGGTTTGTTTTTTGGATTCGGTCTGCTTTTAAAGCAAAAGGAAATAAAGCTGCGATACACGATTTAATTTCATGGAGCGAGACCATTGCCAAAACAGGTCGTGAAACACAAAAGCAATTTTTAAATTTTTGTTTGGATTTTTTCCGTCAAGCACTGCTTTTAAATTATAAAGCAAATAGTTTGGTTTTTATGGAACCGAAATCGGGTTTTAAATTGGAAAAATTTGCTCCTTTTGTTCACGGTAATAATATTATGGACATTTCCGAAGAACTTCAAAATGCGATTTACCATATTGAGCGTAATGGAAATTCTAAGATTATTCTAACCGACCTCTCTATAAAACTCACGAGGTTATTACATAAAAAAGCCGACTAA